The Dysidea avara chromosome 13, odDysAvar1.4, whole genome shotgun sequence genome includes a region encoding these proteins:
- the LOC136242812 gene encoding uncharacterized protein — MMYQLEKHWRNFGNMQYMEGKWRKADGKWRVITKPHCVQKDTVSCGVYVMKFAECIITQNPLPNTISNINDTRKSMAITLLDASEPLLNYCRACGMCDLTEDEGNNWIRCDYCDWWFHLTCVNKSRKGRKSYTIEEAACKKFCGACCTKQCTYEFL; from the exons ATGATGTACCAGCTGGAGAAACATTGGAG GAATTTTGGCAATATGCAATACATGGAGGGTAAGTGGAGAAAAGCAGATGGAAAATGGAGAGTGATCACAAAGCCCCACTGTGTGCAGAAAGACACTGTTTCATGTGGAGTGTATGTCATGAAG TTCGCAGAATGCATAATAACACAGAATCCCCTTCCCAACACAATAAGTAACATAAATGACACAAGAAAGAGTATGGCTATTACATTGCTAGATGCTTCAG AACCACTACTAAATTATTGTCGGGCTTGCGGAATGTGTGATTTAACTGAAGATGAAGGAAACAATTGG ATAAGATGTGACTACTGTGATTGGTGGTTTCACCTGACTTGCGTTAATAAGAGTCGTAAAGGAAGGAAGTCATACACTATTGAAGAAGCAGCATGTAAAAAGTTTTGTGGGGCCTGTTGCACTAAACAATGTACCTATGAATTTTTATAA